In Pyrus communis chromosome 1, drPyrComm1.1, whole genome shotgun sequence, the following are encoded in one genomic region:
- the LOC137713251 gene encoding uncharacterized protein: MRKTKVNNQNMFMKIITVPIRALSKAKNCYISSITDVGGRLTYGGTPGGFSGNRGRGLPKSYSVKTTSSRSREDDDYSELIRAASARNYEERMDVNMIMQEHMKRSATTTTMRSVMGSKIGSNNRAVLPKCTVAMGRIDEDAPEDFDEGAAGVEGELYPRSRSYAVRKKSAFAF; this comes from the coding sequence ATGAGGAAGACCAAGGTGAATAACCAGAACATGTTCATGAAAATCATCACGGTGCCCATCAGAGCTCTGAGCAAGGCCAAGAACTGTTACATCAGTAGCATCACGGACGTGGGCGGCAGATTGACCTACGGCGGTACCCCTGGAGGATTTAGTGGTAATCGCGGTCGAGGCCTGCCCAAGAGCTACAGCGTTAAGACAACTTCTTCTAGGTCAAGGGAAGATGATGATTATTCCGAGCTTATTAGGGCTGCGTCAGCAAGGAACTACGAGGAAAGGATGGACGTGAACATGATCATGCAAGAGCACATGAAGCGATCGGCTACAACCACGACTATGCGATCAGTTATGGGATCGAAAATCGGATCTAATAATCGGGCTGTTTTGCCAAAGTGCACCGTGGCCATGGGGAGGATTGATGAGGATGCGCCTGAGGATTTTGATGAAGGTGCTGCTGGTGTCGAGGGTGAATTGTACCCTAGAAGCAGAAGCTATGCTGTTAGAAAGAAAAGTGCTTTTGCGTTTTGA
- the LOC137747812 gene encoding 70 kDa peptidyl-prolyl isomerase-like isoform X1 yields MEVEKGTNLSDIENDLDEEPGEVIESAPPLEVGEERELGSSGIKKKLLQRGYGYDAPEFGDEATVHYVGTLLDGTKIESTRDGDDPLTIKLGEGRVVKGLDYAVVTMKKGEIALFTLPAELGYDNAAVRFEVELISWIRVVDLSRDGGIVKKIVEKGERNELPSDLDEVLVKYRAALADGTVVAETPEEGIEFYVKDGHFCPAFLKAIKTMKRGEKAKLIVQPRYAFGEEGRDANEGFTSIPPSSVLNIDTELVSFKPVIDITGDAKVLKKILKEGEGAWTANEGASVTVSYIARLEDGTVFDKKGVDGEQPLEFITDEEQVIAGLDRAVATMKKGELAILTIHPDFGFGSVEVRRDLAVVPPCSNVFFEVEMLDFIREKAPWEMSNQERLEAAGKKKEEGNLLFKKGKHQQAGKKYDKAADYVSEDGNFGDDESKLARPLRMLCWLNGAACSLKLNDFQEAIKLCSKVLDIEFHNVKALYRRAQAYMEIADLVLAELDIKKALEVDPHNREVKLIEKNLKRLQVESDKRDAKLYTNIFGRATKRFFTVTAEIESRGREKMRLWRCKWLLIHWFLPRLKIKWWLILVKMSDHDS; encoded by the exons ATGGAGGTTGAGAAAGGCACAAACCTGTCGGATATCGAGAACGACCTCGACGAGGAACCCGGCGAGGTGATCGAATCGGCGCCGCCTCTCGAAGTCGGCGAAGAGAGAGAGCTCGGTAGCTCCGGCATCAAGAAGAAGCTCCTCCAGCGCGGCTATGGCTACGATGCCCCTGAGTTCGGCGACGAAGCCACTG TGCACTATGTTGGGACTTTGCTTGATGGGACGAAGATCGAGTCCACTAGAGATGGAGACGATCCTCTCACTATTAAGCTCGGTGAGGGCCGAGTGGTGAAGGGTTTGGATTATGCAGTCGTGACTATGAAAAAGGGAGAGATTGCATTATTCACATTACCTGCTGAGTTGGGCTATGACAATGCTGCTGTTCGATTTGAAGTTGAGCTCATATCGTGGATTAGGGTGGTGGATTTGAGCAGAGATGGTGGGATTGTTAAGAAGATTGtggagaaaggagagaggaaCGAGCTGCCTAGTGATCTGGATGAAGTTCTTG TTAAGTATCGTGCGGCGTTGGCTGATGGCACTGTTGTTGCAGAAACGCCAGAAGAAGGAATTGAATTCTATGTGAAAGATG GTCATTTTTGTCCAGCATTTCTGAAAGCAATCAAGACAATGAAAAGGGGAGAGAAGGCCAAATTAATTGTTCAACCTCGGT ATGCCTTTGGGGAGGAGGGGAGGGATGCGAACGAGGGGTTTACTTCTATCCCTCCAAGTTCTGTGCTCAATATTGACACGGAGTTGGTGTCTTTCAAGCCAGTTATTGACATTACAGGTGATGCCAAGGTACTAAAGAAGATCTTGAAAGAAGGGGAAGGCGCATGGACTGCTAATGAAGGTGCAAGTGTTACTG TTAGCTATATAGCTAGGCTTGAAGACGGCACTGTCTTTGACAAAAAGGGAGTAGATGGAGAGCAGCCTTTGGAGTTTATCACAGATGAAG AACAAGTGATTGCTGGTTTAGACCGAGCAGTTGCAACAATGAAAAAGGGAGAGCTGGCAATACTGACCATACATCCTGATTTTGGATTTGGAAGCGTTGAAGTAAGGCGGGACCTGGCTGTTGTACCACCATGTTCGAATGTCTTCTTTGAAGTTGAAATGTTAGATTTTATCAGG gaaaaagcaCCATGGGAAATGAGCAATCAAGAGAGACTTGAGGCAGcaggaaagaagaaagaggaaggcaACCTTCTCTTTAAAAAGGGGAAGCATCAACAAGCAGGGAAAAAATATGATAAG GCTGCTGATTATGTTAGTGAAGATGGAAACTTTGGGGATGATGAGTCGAAGCTGGCAAGACCACTGCGAATGTTATGTTGGTTGAACGGTGCAGCATGTAGCCTAAAACTAAATGACTTTCAGGAAGCGATCAAGCTATGTTCAAAG GTACTAGATATCGAGTTCCACAATGTAAAAGCCTTGTACAGACGGGCACAAGCGTATATGGAAATTGCAGATTTGGTCTTGGCTGAATTAGACATCAAGAAAGCTCTTGAGGTTGATCCTCATAACAG gGAGGTCAAGCTGATTGAGAAGAACTTGAAACGACTTCAAGTTGAAAGCGACAAGAGGGATGCTAAGCTCTACACGAACATCTTTGGACGAGCTACAAAG AGATTCTTTACTGTAACGGCAGAAATTGAAAGTCGAGGACGAGAAAAGATGAGGCTGTGGCGATGTAAATGGTTGCTGATACACTGGTTTCTCCCTCGCCTGAAAATTAAGTGGTGGTTGATTCTTGTCAAAATGTCTGATCATGATTCATGA
- the LOC137747812 gene encoding 70 kDa peptidyl-prolyl isomerase-like isoform X2 codes for MEVEKGTNLSDIENDLDEEPGEVIESAPPLEVGEERELGSSGIKKKLLQRGYGYDAPEFGDEATVHYVGTLLDGTKIESTRDGDDPLTIKLGEGRVVKGLDYAVVTMKKGEIALFTLPAELGYDNAAVRFEVELISWIRVVDLSRDGGIVKKIVEKGERNELPSDLDEVLVKYRAALADGTVVAETPEEGIEFYVKDGHFCPAFLKAIKTMKRGEKAKLIVQPRYAFGEEGRDANEGFTSIPPSSVLNIDTELVSFKPVIDITGDAKVLKKILKEGEGAWTANEGASVTVSYIARLEDGTVFDKKGVDGEQPLEFITDEEQVIAGLDRAVATMKKGELAILTIHPDFGFGSVEVRRDLAVVPPCSNVFFEVEMLDFIREKAPWEMSNQERLEAAGKKKEEGNLLFKKGKHQQAGKKYDKAADYVSEDGNFGDDESKLARPLRMLCWLNGAACSLKLNDFQEAIKLCSKVLDIEFHNVKALYRRAQAYMEIADLVLAELDIKKALEVDPHNREVKLIEKNLKRLQVESDKRDAKLYTNIFGRATKKLKVEDEKR; via the exons ATGGAGGTTGAGAAAGGCACAAACCTGTCGGATATCGAGAACGACCTCGACGAGGAACCCGGCGAGGTGATCGAATCGGCGCCGCCTCTCGAAGTCGGCGAAGAGAGAGAGCTCGGTAGCTCCGGCATCAAGAAGAAGCTCCTCCAGCGCGGCTATGGCTACGATGCCCCTGAGTTCGGCGACGAAGCCACTG TGCACTATGTTGGGACTTTGCTTGATGGGACGAAGATCGAGTCCACTAGAGATGGAGACGATCCTCTCACTATTAAGCTCGGTGAGGGCCGAGTGGTGAAGGGTTTGGATTATGCAGTCGTGACTATGAAAAAGGGAGAGATTGCATTATTCACATTACCTGCTGAGTTGGGCTATGACAATGCTGCTGTTCGATTTGAAGTTGAGCTCATATCGTGGATTAGGGTGGTGGATTTGAGCAGAGATGGTGGGATTGTTAAGAAGATTGtggagaaaggagagaggaaCGAGCTGCCTAGTGATCTGGATGAAGTTCTTG TTAAGTATCGTGCGGCGTTGGCTGATGGCACTGTTGTTGCAGAAACGCCAGAAGAAGGAATTGAATTCTATGTGAAAGATG GTCATTTTTGTCCAGCATTTCTGAAAGCAATCAAGACAATGAAAAGGGGAGAGAAGGCCAAATTAATTGTTCAACCTCGGT ATGCCTTTGGGGAGGAGGGGAGGGATGCGAACGAGGGGTTTACTTCTATCCCTCCAAGTTCTGTGCTCAATATTGACACGGAGTTGGTGTCTTTCAAGCCAGTTATTGACATTACAGGTGATGCCAAGGTACTAAAGAAGATCTTGAAAGAAGGGGAAGGCGCATGGACTGCTAATGAAGGTGCAAGTGTTACTG TTAGCTATATAGCTAGGCTTGAAGACGGCACTGTCTTTGACAAAAAGGGAGTAGATGGAGAGCAGCCTTTGGAGTTTATCACAGATGAAG AACAAGTGATTGCTGGTTTAGACCGAGCAGTTGCAACAATGAAAAAGGGAGAGCTGGCAATACTGACCATACATCCTGATTTTGGATTTGGAAGCGTTGAAGTAAGGCGGGACCTGGCTGTTGTACCACCATGTTCGAATGTCTTCTTTGAAGTTGAAATGTTAGATTTTATCAGG gaaaaagcaCCATGGGAAATGAGCAATCAAGAGAGACTTGAGGCAGcaggaaagaagaaagaggaaggcaACCTTCTCTTTAAAAAGGGGAAGCATCAACAAGCAGGGAAAAAATATGATAAG GCTGCTGATTATGTTAGTGAAGATGGAAACTTTGGGGATGATGAGTCGAAGCTGGCAAGACCACTGCGAATGTTATGTTGGTTGAACGGTGCAGCATGTAGCCTAAAACTAAATGACTTTCAGGAAGCGATCAAGCTATGTTCAAAG GTACTAGATATCGAGTTCCACAATGTAAAAGCCTTGTACAGACGGGCACAAGCGTATATGGAAATTGCAGATTTGGTCTTGGCTGAATTAGACATCAAGAAAGCTCTTGAGGTTGATCCTCATAACAG gGAGGTCAAGCTGATTGAGAAGAACTTGAAACGACTTCAAGTTGAAAGCGACAAGAGGGATGCTAAGCTCTACACGAACATCTTTGGACGAGCTACAAAG AAATTGAAAGTCGAGGACGAGAAAAGATGA
- the LOC137731358 gene encoding serine carboxypeptidase-like 18 has protein sequence MSIVRYVGVGEEEEVQLFYYFVKTERKPEEAPLMLWLTGGPGCSSLTALLYEIGPLNFNIEQYNGSLPTLTLNPYAWTKVSSIIFVDSPVGTGFSYARSSFASQPSDSEQVGHALQFLRKWLVDHPEFMSNPFFVGGESYSGIPLPVLAQLISDGNQEGVIPAINLQGYILGNPLTVPQDERNSQITFAHGMGLIPDDLFESLERSCGGEYQTIDPRNAECLKHKQAYHTCISQINLVHILEWNCELVSPKPPLHMLDKRRYLSESTPPPTLDCRSYGYLLSEYWTNDQYVREALHIRKGSIRRWQRCSYDRPYEYDIHTSIQFHAKLSAQGYYRSLIYSGDHDMMVPFMATQAWIRSLNYSIVNDWRPWFVKGQVAGYTRTYSNRMTYATVKGAGHTAPEYKPEECSTMYTKWLYEEPL, from the exons ATGTCGATTGTTAGGTACGTGGGAGTGGGGGAAGAAGAGGAGGTGCAGCTCTTCTACTACTTTGTCAAGACAGAAAGGAAACCTGAAGAGGCTCCTCTAATGCTTTGGCTAACTGGTGGTCCTGGTTGCTCTTCCCTCACTGCCCTTTTGTATGAAATAG GTCCATTAAATTTTAACATTGAGCAGTACAATGGGAGTTTGCCTACATTAACCTTAAATCCATACGCATGGACAAAG GTATCTAGCATTATTTTCGTAGATTCCCCGGTGGGGACTGGATTTTCCTATGCAAGAAGTTCGTTTGCTTCTCAGCCAAGTGATTCGGAACAAGTTGGGCATGCCCTCCAATTCTTAAGGAAG TGGCTTGTTGATCACCCAGAGTTCATGTCGAATCCTTTCTTTGTTGGTGGCGAATCATATTCCGGCATTCCTCTTCCTGTTCTTGCTCAGTTAATCTCAGATG GCAATCAAGAAGGAGTCATACCCGCCATAAATCTGCAG GGTTATATACTAGGGAACCCATTAACAGTGCCACAAGACGAACGCAACTCACAAATCACATTTGCTCATGGGATGGGACTTATTCCTGATGACCTATTTGAG TCCTTGGAAAGAAGTTGCGGAGGAGAATATCAAACCATAGACCCCAGAAACGCAGAGTGTTTGAAACATAAGCAGGCTTATCATACT TGCATTTCACAAATAAATTTGGTGCATATTTTGGAATGGAACTGCGAACTTGTTTCTCCGAAACCTCCTCTTCATATGCTTGATAAAAGAAGATATCTCTCAGAATCAACTCCTCCTCCTACATTAGACTGTCGG AGTTACGGATATTTGCTTTCTGAATATTGGACGAATGATCAGTACGTCCGTGAAGCCCTTCACATACGGAAG GGAAGTATAAGGAGATGGCAGAGATGCAGCTACGATAGGCCTTACGAGTATGACATTCACACCAGCATTCAGTTTCATGCAAAGCTTAGTGCTCAAGGCTATTATCGCTCTTTAATATACAG CGGAGACCATGATATGATGGTGCCCTTCATGGCTACACAAGCATGGATTAGATCCTTAAATTATTCCATTGTTAATGACTGGAGACCATGGTTTGTCAAGGGCCAAGTCGCGGG GTATACGAGGACTTATTCAAACAGGATGACCTATGCTACCGTGAAG GGGGCGGGGCACACAGCTCCCGAGTACAAGCCCGAAGAATGTTCAACTATGTATACAAAGTGGTTATACGAGGAACCTCTATAA
- the LOC137731347 gene encoding calcium-transporting ATPase 3, endoplasmic reticulum-type-like yields the protein MEDAYARSVTEVLDFFGVDPKKGLNDSQVAQHARLYGKNVLPEEKRASFWKLVLKQFDDLLVKILIVAALVSFILALINGDTGLTAFLEPSVILMILAANAAVGVITETNAEKALEELRAYQADIATVLRNGCFSILPATELVPGDVVEVAVGGKIPADMRMIEMLSNQLRVDQAILTGESCSVEKELESTTATNAVYQDKTSILFSGTVVVAGRARAVVVGVGTQTAMGGIHDSMLRTEDEATPLKKKLDEFGTFLAKVIAGICVLVWIVNIGHFRDPAHGGFLRGAIHYFKIAVALAVAAIPEGLPAVVTTCLALGTKRMARLNAIVRSLPSVETLGCTTVICSDKTGTLTTNMMSVSKVCVLHTVQHAPVISEYSVSGTTYAPEGIIFDSTGHQIELPAQTPCLLHIAMCSALCNESILQYNPDKGNYEKIGESTEVALRVLAEKIGLPGFDSMPSSLNMLSKHERASYCNHYWEDHFKKISVADFTRDRKMMSVLCSRNQLQIMFSKGAPESIISRCTSILCNDDGSAIPLTTSIRAELESRFRSFAGKETLRCLALAFKRMPMGLQSLAHNDENDLTFIGLVGMLDPPREEVRNAMLSCMTAGIRVIVVTGDNKSTAESLCRKIGAFDHLEDLAGHSYTATEFDELPALQKTLALQRMALFTRVEPSHKRMLVEALRHQNEVVAMTGDGVNDAPALKKADIGIAMGSGTAVAKSASDMVLADDNFATIVAAIAEGRAIYNNTKQFIRYMISSNIGEVVCIFVAAVLGIPDTLAPVQLLWVNLVTDGLPATAIGFNKQDSDVMKVKPRKVNEAVVSGWLFFRYLVIGAYVGVATVAGFIWWFVYSDSGPQLPYSELMNFDSCSTRETTYPCSIFDDRHPSTVSMTVLVVVEMFNALNNLSENQSLVVIPPWSNLWLVGSIILTMILHILILYVHPLSVLFSVTPLSWADWTVVLYLSFPVIIIDEVLKFFSRSSTGMRWFNFRWRRPDLLPKRESRDK from the exons ATGGAGGACGCTTACGCTCGATCCGTCACCGAG GTGTTGGATTTCTTCGGCGTGGACCCGAAGAAGGGCCTCAATGACTCACAG GTTGCGCAACATGCAAGACTCTACGGCAAAAATG TGCTTCCGGAAGAGAAAA GGGCTTCATTCTGGAAATTGGTTTTGAAACAGTTTGATGATTTGCTTGTAAAGATATTGATTGTTGCGGCACTTGTTTCATTTATTCTGGCTTTGATTAATGGAGATACGGGCTTAACAGCTTTTTTGGAGCCTTCG GTTATTCTCATGATATTGGCTGCAAATGCTGCAGTAGGAGTGATTACAGAAACCAATGCTGAAAAGGCACTTGAG GAGCTACGTGCATACCAAGCTGATATCGCGACTGTGCTGCGgaatg GTTGCTTTTCCATACTTCCAGCAACAGAGCTTGTCCCAGGTGATGTTGTAGAAGTGGCTG TGGGAGGCAAAATTCCAGCTGATATGAGAATGATTGAGATGCTAAGTAATCAATTACGTGTTGATCAGGCAATTCTTACAG GTGAGAGTTGCTCTGTTGAAAAAGAGCTTGAATCCACTACTGCAACAAATGCTGTATATCAAGACAAGACAAGTATTCTTTTCTCG GGTACAGTAGTCGTGGCTGGTAGGGCTAGAGCTGTCGTAGTAGGAGTTGGAACACAGACTGCTATGGGCGGCATACACGATTCAATGTTACGAACAGAAGAT GAAGCTACACCATTGAAAAAGAAGCTGGATGAATTTGGTACTTTCTTGGCCAAG GTTATTGCTGGCATATGCGTACTGGTATGGATTGTAAATATTGGTCACTTTCGTGACCCTGCTCATGGTGGGTTCTTGCGTGGTGCAATTCATTACTTCAAG ATTGCAGTCGCACTTGCAGTTGCAGCAATCCCAGAAGGACTTCCAGCTGTTGTTACAAC ttgtTTGGCTCTTGGAACAAAACGAATGGCTCGATTGAATGCCATTGTAAGGTCTTTGCCATCTGTTGAGACTTTAGGCTGCACTACGGTAATCTGCAGTGACAAAACTGGAACCCTGACAACCAATATGATGTCTGTCTCGAAG GTTTGTGTGCTTCATACTGTACAGCATGCTCCTGTTATTTCCGAATACAGTGTCAGTGGGACAACATATGCACCGGAAGGCATTATTTTTGACAGTACTGGGCATCAG ATTGAACTTCCAGCTCAGACGCCTTGTCTTCTTCACATAGCAATGTGTTCAGCACTATGCAATGAGTCTATCCTGCAATATAATCCTGATAAGGGCAACTATGAAAAAATTGGCGAGTCAACTGAAGTAGCCCTCCGTGTTCTTGCAGAGAAG ATTGGTCTTCCTGGCTTTGATTCTATGCCTTCTTCTCTGAATATGCTGAGCAAGCATGAACGTGCATCTTACTGTAATCACTACTGGGAGGACCATTTTAAAAAG ATTTCTGTTGCAGATTTTACTCGTGACCGGAAGATGATGAGTGTCCTTTGCAGCCGAAACCAGTTGCAAATTATGTTTTCAAAAGGTGCTCCAGAGAGTATTATTTCTAGATGCACAAGTATTCTGTGCAATGATGATGGTTCTGCTATACCACTAACTACTAGTATTCGGGCTGAGCTGGAATCAAGGTTCCGTAG TTTTGCAGGGAAGGAAACACTAAGATGCTTGGCCCTGGCCTTTAAGCGGATGCCCATGGGTCTGCAGAGTCTCGCCCATAATGATGAGAATGATCTAACATTCATTGGGTTG GTTGGAATGCTTGATCCACCAAGAGAAGAAGTGAGAAACGCGATGCTTTCATGCATGACCGCTGGCATACGTGTTATAGTTGTAACTGGGGATAACAAG TCAACAGCTGAATCACTTTGCCGCAAGATAGGGGCTTTTGATCACTTAGAAGATCTTGCTGGACACTCCTACACTGCGACTGAGTTTGACGAATTACCAGCATTGCAGAAAACTCTGGCATTGCAACGCATGGCACTATTCACTAG GGTTGAACCTTCTCATAAAAGGATGCTGGTTGAAGCCTTGCGACACCAAAACGAAGTG GTGGCAATGACTGGTGATGGTGTTAACGATGCACCTGCACTTAAAAAGGCAGATATTGGAATTGCCATGGGTTCAGGAACAGCTGTTGCCAAG AGTGCTTCAGATATGGTTTTGGCTGACGATAATTTCGCTACTATTGTTGCG GCTATTGCAGAGGGAAGGGCTATATACAACAACACGAAGCAATTCATCAGATATATGATCTCTTCAAATATTGGTGAAGTAGTTTGTATATTTGTGGCAGCTGTACTTGGCATTCCTGATACTCTGGCCCCT GTCCAGCTGCTCTGGGTCAACTTAGTTACTGATGGATTGCCTGCCACTGCTATTGGTTTTAATAAGCAAGATTCTGATGTGATGAAGGTTAAACCTCGGAAG GTCAACGAAGCAGTTGTTTCTGGATGGCTGTTTTTTCGTTATTTGGTAATCGGAG CTTATGTTGGGGTTGCCACGGTTGCGGGATTTATATGGTGGTTTGTTTACTCTGATAGTGGTCCTCAACTGCCATATTCTGAATTG ATGAATTTTGACTCATGCTCAACAAGGGAGACAACTTATCCATGCAGTATATTTGATGATCGCCATCCATCAACTGTATCCATGACCGTGCTTGTGGTGGTTGAAATGTTCAACGCCTTGAATAATCTCAGCGAAAATCAGTCTCTTGT TGTTATCCCTCCATGGAGTAACTTGTGGCTTGTTGGTTCAATTATTCTAACAATGATCCTTCACATACTAATATTATACGTCCATCCGCTCTCTGTTCTTTTCTCC GTTACGCCATTATCTTGGGCTGACTGGACTGTTGTGCTATACCTTTCATTTCCC GTTATTATCATCGATGAAGTGCTAAAGTTCTTCTCAAGAAGTTCCACTG GCATGCGATGGTTCAATTTCCGGTGGAGGAGGCCTGATTTACTGCCAAAAAGGGAATCGCGTGACAAATAG